One genomic region from Homalodisca vitripennis isolate AUS2020 chromosome 6, UT_GWSS_2.1, whole genome shotgun sequence encodes:
- the LOC124365267 gene encoding uncharacterized protein LOC124365267, with protein sequence MKIQAHLLMLSFALLAATVGAAPAAPPTKCCPSGSLLLLPSHLENSAPVDFSDSQKTQSDESQPERLLDSGEYYVLLPDGRLQMVKYTTAALREDQEPQTQEFQQSQQFQQQQLQQQGALHPELQYVQFPLPGSQYTQTKLEYKTPELEQKAEDLEEEPKTIIGFEANVEYRDVKPISAPIYAYNPTPLVRILKR encoded by the exons ATGAAAATTCAG GCTCATTTGTTAATGCTCTCCTTCGCCCTCTTGGCTGCCACTGTGGGTGCAGCCCCAGCAGCCCCGCCCACTAAGTGTTGTCCCTCAGGAAGTCTGCTGCTCCTGCCCTCACACCTGGAGAACTCAGCTCCTGTTGACTTCTCAGACTCACAA AAAACTCAGTCAGACGAGAGCCAGCCTGAGAGATTGTTGGACAGCGGAGAGTACTACGTGCTGCTGCCGGATGGTCGTCTGCAGATGGTCAAGTACACGACAGCTGCTCTCCGGGAGGACCAGGAGCCACAGACTCAAGAGTTCCAACAGTCTCAGCAATTCCAGCAGCAGCAGCTCCAGCAGCAGGGTGCGCTTCATCCAGAACTCCAGTACGTCCAGTTTCCTCTGCCCGGTTCACAGTACACTCAGACCAAACTAGAGTACAAGACTCCAGAGCTGGAGCAGAAGGCCGAGGACTTGGAGGAAGAACCCAAGACTATCATCGGATTTGAAGCCAATGTGGAGTACCGTGATGTGAAACCCATCTCTGCCCCCATCTACGCCTACAACCCTACACCTCTTGTGCGAATCCTCAAGAGATAA